One Nostocoides sp. HKS02 genomic window carries:
- a CDS encoding xylulokinase: MADHRTLVAGVDSSTQSTKVVVCDAATGEVVRTGRAPHPDGTEVHPDRWWEAFGRATANGLLDDVAAIAVGGQQHGMCALDETGEVVRDALLWNDTRSAQASRDLLDELGGPAAWVERTGSVPVPSFTVTKVRWLAEHEPANAAKVASVVLPHDWLTGQILKQGNAFDGHVTDRGDASGTGYYSAADGAYLSDLQKLAFGREFDTPRVLGPSDEAGRTDAGLVVGPGTGDNAAAALGLGLRPGDVVVSLGTSGAVFADHSSPVRDVTGDVAGFASATGGHLPLMCTLNAARVLTAAAQLLGTDLSGLDRLALAAPPGAQGLSLLPYLDGERTPNLPEATGTLGGLTRTNATPENLARAAVEGMLANLVAGVEDLRQLGIPVDRVLLIGGASASASVRAIAPALFGVPVAIPAPAEYVGLGAARQAAWVLGGARPPEWQVRIEATFDPPPGGDHGVLERYDALRTRLYG; the protein is encoded by the coding sequence ATGGCTGACCACCGCACCCTCGTCGCCGGTGTCGACTCCTCGACCCAGTCCACCAAGGTCGTCGTGTGTGACGCGGCCACCGGCGAGGTGGTCCGCACCGGTCGCGCTCCCCACCCCGATGGCACCGAGGTCCACCCTGACCGGTGGTGGGAGGCGTTCGGCCGGGCCACCGCGAACGGGCTCCTCGATGACGTGGCTGCCATCGCCGTCGGTGGTCAACAGCACGGCATGTGTGCGCTGGACGAGACCGGCGAGGTGGTGCGAGATGCATTGCTGTGGAACGACACTCGCTCGGCGCAGGCGTCCCGGGACCTGCTCGACGAGCTGGGCGGACCGGCGGCCTGGGTCGAGCGCACCGGCTCGGTGCCGGTGCCGAGCTTCACGGTCACCAAGGTGCGGTGGCTCGCGGAGCACGAGCCTGCCAACGCCGCCAAGGTCGCGTCCGTTGTCCTCCCCCACGACTGGCTGACCGGCCAGATCCTCAAGCAGGGCAACGCTTTTGACGGCCACGTCACCGACCGGGGCGATGCGTCAGGCACGGGCTACTACTCAGCCGCCGACGGGGCTTACCTCTCCGACCTCCAGAAGCTCGCCTTCGGCCGTGAGTTCGACACTCCCCGCGTCCTGGGCCCGTCCGACGAGGCTGGCCGCACTGACGCGGGGCTGGTCGTCGGACCCGGCACGGGCGACAACGCCGCCGCGGCCCTCGGGCTCGGGTTGCGGCCCGGTGACGTCGTCGTCTCGCTGGGCACGAGCGGTGCCGTCTTCGCCGACCACAGCTCACCCGTGCGCGACGTGACCGGCGACGTCGCCGGGTTCGCCAGCGCAACGGGCGGCCACCTGCCCCTCATGTGCACCCTCAACGCCGCCCGGGTGCTGACTGCCGCAGCGCAGCTCCTGGGCACCGACCTGTCCGGGCTCGACCGGCTGGCCCTGGCTGCTCCCCCTGGGGCACAAGGGTTGTCGCTCCTGCCGTACCTCGACGGCGAGCGCACCCCGAACCTGCCGGAGGCCACCGGCACGCTCGGCGGCCTCACCCGCACCAACGCCACCCCGGAGAACCTCGCCCGCGCCGCCGTCGAAGGGATGCTGGCCAACCTCGTGGCCGGCGTCGAGGACCTGCGCCAGCTGGGGATCCCCGTCGACCGGGTGCTGCTCATCGGTGGCGCGTCGGCGTCGGCATCGGTGCGCGCGATCGCTCCTGCCCTGTTCGGGGTCCCCGTGGCCATCCCAGCACCGGCCGAGTACGTCGGTCTCGGCGCGGCCCGTCAGGCGGCCTGGGTCCTCGGCGGCGCGCGCCCCCCGGAGTGGCAGGTGCGCATCGAGGCGACCTTCGACCCGCCACCCGGCGGCGACCACGGGGTGCTCGAGCGCTACGACGCGCTGCGCACGCGGCTGTACGGCTGA
- a CDS encoding NAD(P)-dependent alcohol dehydrogenase codes for MRVAVLGRPGEIEVVDRPAPTPAADEVLVRVHVVGVCGSDTHYFDHGRIGRFVVESPLVLGHEASGVIEAVGAQVDPGRLGQRVSLEPGVPCRSCEQCLSGRYNLCPDMRFHATPPVDGSLAELVTIHHAFAHPVPDAVSDEAAALLEPLSVGVWACRKGAVAPGSRVLVTGAGPIGLVCVQVARAAGASEIVVADLNAERLSVATELGATGTIASGSVSITEWYAGRRPPEVLLECSGHPGATGEGIRALAPAGRAVLVGMGGDELPLPLAVVQERELVVTGTFRYAGTWPTAIALVASGKVDLERLVTGRFGLAQTSTALTAARDVPGAIKSVIRPQE; via the coding sequence ATGCGCGTAGCGGTACTCGGCCGCCCCGGCGAGATCGAGGTGGTCGACCGGCCCGCGCCCACGCCCGCCGCCGACGAGGTCCTCGTGCGGGTGCACGTGGTCGGCGTGTGCGGCTCGGACACCCACTACTTCGACCACGGGCGGATCGGGCGGTTCGTCGTGGAGTCCCCGCTGGTGCTCGGCCACGAGGCGTCGGGCGTCATCGAGGCGGTCGGGGCGCAGGTCGACCCCGGACGGCTCGGTCAGCGGGTCTCGCTCGAGCCCGGCGTACCGTGCCGGTCGTGCGAGCAGTGCCTGAGTGGGCGGTACAACCTCTGCCCCGACATGCGGTTCCACGCGACCCCACCGGTCGACGGGTCGCTGGCCGAGCTCGTCACCATCCACCACGCCTTCGCCCACCCCGTCCCCGACGCGGTGAGCGACGAAGCTGCCGCGCTGCTCGAGCCGCTGTCGGTCGGCGTCTGGGCGTGCCGCAAGGGCGCCGTGGCCCCGGGCTCGCGGGTGCTCGTGACCGGCGCCGGACCGATCGGGCTCGTCTGCGTGCAGGTGGCCAGGGCAGCAGGCGCCAGCGAGATCGTGGTCGCCGACCTCAACGCCGAGCGACTCAGCGTGGCAACCGAGCTCGGCGCCACGGGGACCATCGCGTCGGGTTCGGTGAGCATCACCGAGTGGTATGCCGGGCGACGGCCCCCGGAAGTGCTCCTCGAGTGTTCGGGGCACCCCGGTGCGACCGGCGAGGGCATCCGCGCCCTGGCACCGGCCGGGCGGGCGGTGCTCGTGGGCATGGGCGGCGACGAGCTCCCCCTGCCGCTGGCGGTGGTGCAGGAGCGCGAGCTCGTCGTCACCGGCACGTTCCGGTATGCCGGTACCTGGCCCACCGCCATCGCCCTGGTCGCATCGGGCAAGGTCGACCTCGAGCGCCTGGTGACCGGCCGGTTCGGCCTGGCGCAGACCTCCACCGCTCTGACCGCGGCTCGCGACGTCCCGGGAGCCATCAAGTCCGTGATCCGGCCGCAGGAGTGA
- a CDS encoding mannitol dehydrogenase family protein, whose amino-acid sequence MSASPPIPLSDKTLGDLADGVSRPAYDRAQVTTGIVHFGVGGFHRAHEAMYLDTLMNQGVALEWGLCGVGVLPHDRRIIETLRAQDGLYTLVVKHPDGRREPRVIGSIVETLFAPDEPEAVLSRLTDDRTRIASLTITEGGYLVNQVTGQFDADDPSIQADLRADFAVGEVPTTVFGYLTAALDQRRRAGGAPFTVLSCDNLPDNGDVAKRMLCAFARLKDPALADWMEAEVAFPNCMVDRITPVTAREDIDALTSEFGVEDGWPVVCEPFTQWVLEDTFGQGRPPFEAAGVQMVQDVVPYELMKLRLLNASHQALAYLGYLAGYRYAHEVCQDPLFASFLLAYMEREGTPTLPAVPGVDLDAYRRQLVERFANPEVRDTLARLCAESSDRIPKWLVPVIMENLRTGGEIELSALVVASWARYAEGVDEHGDPIEVVDRLKDRVMAAAAKQQADPLAFLRDRDLFGDLADDERFAAAYTSALHALHTVGARATLAAWTPQRG is encoded by the coding sequence GTGAGTGCCTCGCCGCCGATCCCGCTCTCCGACAAGACCTTGGGTGACCTCGCCGACGGAGTGAGCAGGCCGGCATACGACCGGGCGCAGGTCACCACGGGCATCGTCCACTTCGGGGTCGGCGGGTTCCACCGGGCGCACGAGGCGATGTACCTCGACACCCTGATGAACCAGGGCGTAGCGCTCGAGTGGGGACTGTGCGGCGTCGGCGTGCTGCCCCACGACCGGCGGATCATCGAGACGCTGCGAGCCCAGGACGGCCTCTACACACTGGTCGTCAAGCACCCGGACGGTCGCCGCGAGCCCCGAGTCATCGGCTCGATCGTCGAGACCCTCTTCGCCCCTGACGAACCGGAGGCAGTGCTCTCCCGGCTGACCGACGACCGGACCCGGATCGCGTCGCTGACCATCACCGAGGGCGGGTACCTCGTCAACCAGGTCACCGGGCAGTTCGACGCGGACGACCCGTCGATCCAGGCCGACCTGCGCGCCGACTTCGCCGTCGGCGAGGTGCCCACGACGGTCTTCGGCTACCTCACCGCAGCTCTCGACCAGCGTCGTCGCGCGGGCGGCGCGCCCTTCACTGTGCTCAGCTGCGACAACCTGCCCGACAACGGCGACGTCGCCAAGCGCATGCTCTGTGCCTTCGCCCGGCTCAAGGACCCAGCCCTCGCCGACTGGATGGAGGCCGAAGTCGCGTTCCCCAACTGCATGGTCGACCGGATCACCCCGGTCACGGCGCGCGAGGACATCGACGCCCTGACGAGCGAGTTCGGGGTCGAGGACGGCTGGCCCGTGGTCTGCGAGCCGTTCACCCAGTGGGTCCTCGAGGACACCTTCGGCCAGGGGCGTCCGCCGTTCGAGGCGGCCGGCGTGCAGATGGTCCAGGACGTCGTGCCGTACGAGCTGATGAAGCTGCGACTGCTCAACGCGAGCCACCAGGCGCTCGCCTACCTCGGCTACCTCGCGGGCTACCGCTATGCCCACGAGGTCTGCCAGGACCCGCTGTTCGCGTCGTTCCTGTTGGCGTACATGGAGCGCGAAGGCACCCCGACACTGCCGGCGGTCCCCGGGGTCGATCTCGACGCCTACCGACGACAGCTGGTCGAGCGGTTCGCCAACCCCGAGGTCCGTGACACCCTCGCCCGGCTCTGCGCAGAGTCCTCCGACCGCATCCCCAAGTGGCTGGTGCCTGTCATCATGGAGAACCTGCGCACCGGTGGCGAGATCGAGCTGTCCGCGCTCGTCGTGGCTTCGTGGGCCCGGTATGCCGAGGGCGTCGACGAACACGGCGACCCCATCGAGGTCGTCGACCGGCTCAAGGACCGGGTGATGGCGGCCGCCGCCAAGCAGCAGGCTGATCCGCTGGCGTTCCTCCGCGACCGCGACCTGTTCGGTGACCTGGCCGACGACGAGCGTTTCGCTGCGGCATACACCTCCGCGCTCCACGCCTTGCACACCGTCGGCGCGCGGGCCACGCTGGCAGCCTGGACCCCTCAGAGAGGCTGA
- a CDS encoding carbohydrate ABC transporter permease — protein sequence MLLSALAWVVGFLFCAPVLWMILTSFHKESDAATNPPSFTAPLTLDGYRSFWDAGPLPALINSATASITSTLLVLLLAFPAAYALSIRPVRKWTDVLFFLLSTKFLPIVAGLLPIYLFAQKVGLLDNIWLLVLLYTVMNLPIAIWMLRSFLAEVPVEMLEAAQVDGAGLIRTLRQIVAPVVMPGIASAALICFIFSWNELLLARVLTGTVAGTAPVFLTGFVTSQGLFLAKVCAASFVVSLPVLAAGFAAQDKLVQGLSMGAVK from the coding sequence ATGCTCCTGTCTGCGCTGGCCTGGGTCGTGGGCTTCCTGTTCTGCGCACCGGTCCTGTGGATGATCCTCACCTCCTTCCACAAGGAGTCCGACGCAGCCACCAACCCTCCGTCGTTCACCGCGCCGCTGACCCTCGACGGTTACCGCTCGTTCTGGGATGCCGGGCCGCTGCCCGCCCTGATCAACTCGGCGACCGCGAGCATCACCTCCACCCTGCTCGTGCTGCTGCTCGCGTTCCCGGCCGCATATGCCCTGTCGATCCGACCGGTCCGCAAGTGGACCGACGTGTTGTTCTTCCTGCTGTCGACGAAGTTCCTGCCGATCGTCGCGGGCCTGTTGCCCATCTACCTCTTCGCCCAGAAGGTGGGGCTGCTCGACAACATCTGGCTGCTCGTCCTGCTCTACACCGTGATGAACCTGCCGATCGCGATCTGGATGCTGCGGTCGTTCCTCGCTGAAGTGCCGGTCGAGATGCTCGAAGCCGCCCAGGTCGACGGTGCCGGGCTGATCCGCACCCTGCGCCAGATCGTCGCCCCCGTCGTCATGCCCGGGATCGCTTCGGCAGCCCTGATCTGCTTCATCTTCAGCTGGAACGAGCTGCTCCTCGCCCGCGTCCTGACCGGCACCGTGGCCGGCACCGCCCCGGTGTTCCTCACCGGGTTCGTGACCAGCCAGGGACTGTTCCTCGCCAAGGTCTGCGCCGCATCGTTCGTCGTCTCGCTGCCGGTGCTCGCCGCAGGCTTCGCCGCCCAGGACAAGCTGGTCCAGGGTCTGTCGATGGGTGCGGTGAAGTGA
- a CDS encoding carbohydrate ABC transporter permease — protein MSTRATTPPTTPSTPTTPTGGAGRRNSRTERLRRTGDWARRAPLLPALLLVILVTQLPFVVTIITSFMNWNAYYPDQRGFTGVSNFVTVLSDPDARQAIIVTILLTAAVVLISLALGLGIALLLDRTFRGRAVVRTMMITPFLVVPVAAALVWKHALYNPEYGLFNGLLKKFFGDGAPQPDWISSYPLWSVIFAIVWQWTPFMMLILLAGLQSRPLDVIEAARIDGASSWQIFTNMTLPHLRQYIELAGLLGSIYVVQNFDHVFTITSGGLGTANLPYYIYQTFYTAHDYGLASAAGVVVVIGTIIIATFALRTVFSIFREETR, from the coding sequence ATGTCCACCCGAGCGACGACCCCACCGACGACGCCGAGCACCCCCACCACCCCCACCGGGGGTGCTGGCCGCCGGAACAGCAGGACGGAGCGTCTTCGCCGAACCGGCGACTGGGCGCGCCGGGCTCCGCTCCTGCCAGCCCTGCTGCTGGTCATCCTGGTCACCCAGCTGCCGTTCGTCGTCACGATCATCACCTCGTTCATGAACTGGAACGCGTACTACCCCGACCAGCGCGGGTTCACCGGGGTGTCCAACTTCGTGACGGTGCTCAGCGACCCCGATGCGCGGCAGGCGATCATCGTGACCATCCTGCTGACTGCCGCGGTCGTGCTCATCTCGCTCGCCCTCGGCTTGGGGATCGCGCTCCTGCTCGACCGCACCTTCCGGGGACGCGCCGTCGTCCGCACCATGATGATCACGCCGTTCCTCGTGGTGCCGGTGGCCGCTGCCCTGGTCTGGAAGCACGCGCTCTACAACCCCGAGTACGGCTTGTTCAACGGGTTGCTGAAGAAGTTCTTCGGCGACGGGGCACCGCAACCGGACTGGATCAGCAGCTACCCCCTCTGGTCGGTCATCTTCGCCATCGTCTGGCAGTGGACGCCGTTCATGATGCTGATCCTCCTGGCTGGCCTGCAGAGCCGGCCGCTGGACGTCATCGAAGCGGCCCGCATCGACGGCGCGAGCTCGTGGCAGATCTTCACCAACATGACGCTGCCCCACCTGCGTCAGTACATCGAGCTGGCCGGACTGCTCGGGTCCATCTACGTAGTGCAGAACTTCGACCACGTCTTCACGATCACCTCAGGCGGTCTGGGCACGGCCAACCTGCCGTACTACATCTACCAGACCTTCTACACCGCCCATGACTACGGCCTCGCCTCGGCCGCCGGCGTCGTGGTCGTCATCGGCACCATCATCATCGCGACCTTCGCGCTGCGGACGGTGTTCAGCATCTTCCGGGAGGAGACGCGATGA
- a CDS encoding sugar-binding transcriptional regulator, with amino-acid sequence MAETGGPAELVLWAAVARRYYVKGQSKVDIAEALGISRFKVARMLDAARESGMVRIEIVRQGSLDVDASARLAERFHLEHAVVIEHSDTDVAAIRHQLGTAAAELLTEIVEKGDVLGLPWSRNVHATVAALTSLPPVEVVQLTGAIALPDLDSSAVDIVRRASRVAGGTATVFYAPFVMDSKASADTLRRQPAVAQGLARAAAVTKAVVGIGRWAPGESTIHDLLDPAEQQELASRGVCGELAGVFFDESGKTLRPKVAARLITLDPDSLARIPNVIAVVSGASKAPAVRAALEGGLIHGLVTDAPLADALLSS; translated from the coding sequence GTGGCTGAAACCGGCGGACCTGCGGAGCTCGTGCTGTGGGCTGCCGTCGCGCGGCGCTACTACGTGAAGGGGCAGTCCAAGGTCGACATCGCCGAAGCGCTGGGGATCAGCAGGTTCAAGGTCGCGCGCATGCTCGACGCGGCCCGTGAGAGCGGAATGGTCCGCATCGAGATCGTCCGCCAGGGCTCGCTGGACGTGGACGCCTCGGCCCGGCTCGCCGAGCGGTTCCACCTCGAGCACGCCGTGGTGATCGAGCACAGCGACACCGATGTCGCCGCGATCCGGCACCAGCTCGGCACCGCCGCTGCCGAGCTGCTCACCGAGATCGTGGAGAAGGGTGACGTCCTCGGCCTGCCCTGGTCGCGCAACGTCCATGCGACGGTGGCGGCGCTGACCAGCCTGCCCCCCGTCGAGGTGGTCCAGCTCACCGGTGCCATCGCACTGCCCGACCTCGACAGCAGCGCTGTCGACATCGTGCGGAGGGCGTCGCGGGTGGCGGGCGGCACCGCCACGGTGTTCTACGCCCCGTTCGTCATGGACAGCAAGGCCAGCGCCGACACCCTGCGCCGCCAGCCCGCCGTGGCCCAGGGTCTGGCCAGGGCCGCGGCCGTCACCAAGGCCGTCGTGGGCATCGGGCGCTGGGCGCCCGGCGAGTCGACCATCCACGACCTGCTCGATCCTGCGGAGCAGCAGGAGCTCGCGAGCCGAGGCGTGTGCGGTGAGCTGGCCGGCGTCTTCTTCGACGAAAGTGGAAAGACGTTGCGCCCCAAGGTCGCTGCGCGCCTCATCACCCTCGACCCGGACTCGTTGGCCCGCATCCCGAACGTGATCGCCGTCGTCTCCGGGGCGTCGAAGGCACCGGCTGTGCGGGCGGCCTTGGAGGGCGGTCTCATCCACGGCCTGGTCACCGACGCCCCCCTGGCCGACGCACTCCTCAGCAGCTAG
- a CDS encoding LacI family DNA-binding transcriptional regulator, which produces MAATAGHPAGATIYSVAERAGVSIASVSRVLQGSTAVSDRTRDRVLQAVDDLRYVPLSAARSLAVRHHEAHGLVLPELSGPYYSELVLGFESRASELGQSVVLILAEGKHDLTRAVRKLATRVDGIAMLGSAAIPEATVTALHGSKPVVLIAGEALPDIDAISAENTSSAQALTEHLLAHGRRKLLFVGDPDAGPDIRDRYAGFVAAHAKRRRRAAPPVRIPLRESAGTVMADGVLTGEHVADALVCANDELALAIMKRLREGGVRTPDDLAIVGWDDAMTARYIEPGLTTVRQPVRELGALAADRLHARITGAAAEQSTQVIPTHLVIRSSCGCAAALDTPLPPRPRHTKNRTQGKRTP; this is translated from the coding sequence ATGGCCGCGACAGCTGGGCACCCCGCCGGGGCGACGATCTACTCCGTCGCCGAGCGTGCGGGCGTCTCCATCGCGTCGGTCTCCCGGGTGCTCCAGGGCTCGACAGCGGTCTCCGACCGGACCCGTGACCGCGTCCTCCAGGCTGTCGACGACCTGCGGTACGTGCCCCTTTCAGCCGCGCGCAGCCTGGCGGTCCGCCACCACGAGGCGCACGGCCTGGTGCTCCCCGAGCTCTCCGGTCCGTACTACTCCGAGTTGGTGCTGGGGTTCGAGTCCAGGGCTTCGGAGCTCGGCCAGAGCGTGGTGCTCATCCTCGCCGAAGGCAAGCACGACCTCACCCGCGCGGTCCGCAAGCTGGCCACCCGCGTCGACGGCATCGCGATGCTCGGTTCCGCAGCGATCCCCGAGGCCACGGTCACCGCGCTGCACGGCAGCAAGCCCGTGGTCCTCATCGCCGGTGAGGCCCTGCCGGACATCGACGCGATCAGCGCCGAGAACACCTCGAGCGCCCAAGCCCTCACCGAACACCTGCTCGCTCACGGGCGCCGCAAGCTCCTCTTCGTCGGCGATCCCGATGCAGGCCCGGACATCCGCGACCGGTATGCCGGCTTCGTCGCCGCCCACGCGAAGCGTCGCCGTCGCGCGGCCCCGCCGGTGCGGATCCCGTTGCGCGAGAGCGCAGGCACGGTCATGGCCGACGGCGTCCTCACGGGCGAGCACGTCGCCGACGCACTCGTCTGTGCCAACGACGAGCTGGCGCTCGCGATCATGAAACGCCTCCGCGAGGGCGGCGTGCGCACGCCTGACGACCTCGCCATCGTCGGCTGGGACGACGCGATGACCGCGCGGTACATCGAGCCGGGTCTCACGACCGTGCGGCAGCCGGTGCGCGAGCTCGGCGCCTTGGCGGCAGACCGCCTGCACGCCCGGATCACCGGCGCCGCAGCCGAGCAGAGCACCCAGGTCATCCCCACCCACCTGGTCATCAGGTCCTCGTGCGGGTGCGCAGCTGCACTCGACACACCCCTCCCGCCGCGCCCGCGGCATACGAAGAACCGCACCCAAGGAAAGAGAACACCATGA
- a CDS encoding sugar ABC transporter substrate-binding protein, whose translation MMRRTPVLAVATLAATALTLTACGRGSSGATTDTAKDISGGKATGTITVWAMGAEGEKLPALAKQFEAANPGVKVNVTAIPWDSAHDKFTTAITAGSTPDAAMVGTTWMGEFAGLDALDPTPSSIDKSQFFPGAQKTTEVNGTSYGIPWYVETRLVYYRTDLAKKAGFDAAPTDWQGLKSMAKAMQTKAGAKWGMGFQAGGTGSWQSIMPFAWSDDANLAKDGGKGYNFDSPQVLDAVKYYQSYFTDGISDKAAPATPTTEPDFVSGKVPMFISGPWEMSAVEKLGGAGFKDKYNVMQIPAKTKSSSFVGGSDLAVFKKSKNRDTAWKFVKWLADPKVQIQWYQSATDLPSVSAAWSDPSLSGDKKLAVFGEQLKTAQAPPSFATWEQVVANFDTAMEKVTKQGADPAAALKSVQQQADSIGTGK comes from the coding sequence ATGATGAGACGCACCCCCGTGCTGGCCGTCGCCACCTTGGCGGCCACAGCGCTCACCCTGACGGCCTGTGGGCGTGGCAGCAGCGGCGCCACCACCGATACGGCCAAGGACATCAGCGGCGGCAAGGCCACCGGCACCATCACCGTGTGGGCGATGGGCGCCGAGGGCGAGAAGCTGCCCGCGCTCGCCAAGCAGTTCGAAGCCGCCAACCCGGGTGTCAAGGTCAACGTCACCGCCATCCCGTGGGACTCCGCACACGACAAGTTCACGACCGCGATCACGGCAGGCTCGACCCCCGACGCCGCGATGGTCGGCACCACCTGGATGGGTGAGTTCGCCGGCCTCGACGCGCTCGACCCGACGCCGTCGTCCATCGACAAGTCGCAGTTCTTCCCTGGCGCGCAGAAGACCACCGAGGTCAACGGCACCTCGTACGGCATCCCGTGGTACGTCGAGACGCGCCTGGTCTACTACCGCACCGACCTCGCCAAGAAGGCCGGCTTCGACGCCGCTCCCACCGACTGGCAGGGCCTCAAGTCGATGGCCAAGGCGATGCAGACCAAGGCCGGCGCCAAGTGGGGCATGGGATTCCAGGCTGGCGGCACGGGATCCTGGCAGTCGATCATGCCCTTCGCGTGGTCGGACGACGCCAACCTCGCCAAGGACGGTGGCAAGGGCTACAACTTCGACAGCCCGCAGGTGCTCGACGCAGTGAAGTACTACCAGAGCTACTTCACCGACGGGATCTCCGACAAGGCTGCTCCCGCGACGCCGACGACCGAGCCCGACTTCGTCAGCGGCAAGGTCCCGATGTTCATCTCCGGCCCGTGGGAGATGTCCGCGGTGGAGAAGCTCGGTGGAGCCGGCTTCAAGGACAAGTACAACGTCATGCAGATCCCGGCGAAGACCAAGTCCTCGTCGTTCGTCGGTGGATCCGACCTCGCGGTGTTCAAGAAGTCCAAGAACCGCGACACCGCCTGGAAGTTCGTCAAGTGGCTGGCCGACCCGAAGGTCCAGATCCAGTGGTACCAGTCGGCGACCGACCTCCCGTCGGTGTCCGCGGCCTGGAGCGACCCGTCGCTCAGCGGTGACAAGAAGCTGGCCGTGTTCGGCGAGCAGCTCAAGACCGCTCAGGCGCCGCCGAGCTTCGCCACCTGGGAGCAGGTCGTCGCGAACTTCGACACCGCGATGGAGAAGGTCACCAAGCAGGGTGCCGACCCGGCCGCCGCGCTGAAGTCCGTTCAGCAGCAGGCCGATTCGATCGGCACCGGCAAGTAG
- a CDS encoding carbohydrate ABC transporter permease has product MAAWTLALPFCLLFLVFTAWPVVQSLFMSITDTRARDLRTPFAVDIVGFSNYSKAFADPLFRQAALNTGYFVLVGMPLTILVALAAAVALDRGISRFRSAFRLGFYTPVITSIVAVAVVWRFLLQTDFGLINTVLGWVGITGPNWLGDPHWAMPGLILMATWRNFGTGMIIFLAGLQAVPWALHEAASIDGANGWQRFRHITLPLLRPTMLFVCVTTGIGYLQFFEEPYVMTNGGPLSSTISLSMYTVKQFGFGNYGYAASMSYLIFVVIAVVTALQFRLLRDNT; this is encoded by the coding sequence GTGGCCGCGTGGACCCTAGCCCTCCCGTTCTGCCTGTTGTTCCTCGTGTTCACCGCGTGGCCCGTGGTCCAGTCGCTCTTCATGAGCATCACCGACACCCGGGCCCGCGACCTGCGAACACCCTTCGCGGTGGACATCGTCGGATTCTCCAACTACAGCAAGGCGTTCGCGGACCCGCTCTTCCGCCAGGCGGCGCTCAACACCGGCTACTTCGTCCTCGTCGGGATGCCGCTCACGATCCTCGTGGCGCTGGCCGCTGCCGTCGCCCTGGACCGGGGCATCTCTCGCTTCCGGTCCGCGTTCCGGCTGGGCTTCTACACGCCGGTGATCACCTCGATCGTGGCCGTCGCCGTCGTCTGGCGGTTCCTGCTGCAGACCGACTTCGGTCTCATCAACACGGTCCTCGGCTGGGTCGGCATCACCGGGCCCAACTGGCTCGGCGACCCGCACTGGGCCATGCCGGGACTGATCCTCATGGCCACCTGGCGCAACTTCGGCACCGGTATGATCATCTTCCTCGCCGGTCTGCAGGCCGTCCCCTGGGCGCTGCACGAGGCCGCCTCGATCGACGGCGCCAACGGCTGGCAGCGGTTCCGCCACATCACGCTCCCGCTGCTGCGGCCCACCATGCTGTTTGTCTGCGTCACCACCGGCATCGGCTACCTCCAGTTCTTCGAGGAGCCGTACGTGATGACCAACGGCGGACCGCTGAGCAGCACCATCTCGCTGTCCATGTACACGGTCAAGCAGTTCGGCTTCGGCAACTACGGCTACGCGGCCTCGATGAGCTACCTCATCTTCGTCGTCATCGCGGTCGTGACGGCCCTGCAGTTCCGGCTGCTGCGAGACAACACGTGA
- a CDS encoding carbohydrate ABC transporter permease, protein MTGTRRLSNWWLYAILLVALVAVMAPFVWMVLGSFKTQGELLQSPPTWWPQHATLDNYSQLFSRLNFSQYFLNSTIVAVAVTAGNLLFCSMVGYALAMLEFPGRRALFLVVMGTLLVPGVVTFVPLFVLVTNLGLTNTLPGLILPFLVSPFGVFLMRQFILGLPRDLLDAGRVDGAGELRIFARIFLPLCGPALATLGILTFLGSWNNFLWPLVVAQQEDKYTLPVALALYAKGQNSTQYGLLLAGATVVVLPILAIFLVFQRRVIEGIATTGIK, encoded by the coding sequence ATGACCGGTACCCGCAGGCTCTCGAACTGGTGGCTTTACGCGATCCTCCTCGTCGCGCTCGTCGCCGTCATGGCGCCGTTCGTGTGGATGGTCCTGGGGAGCTTCAAGACTCAGGGCGAGCTGCTCCAGAGTCCCCCCACCTGGTGGCCGCAGCACGCCACGCTCGACAACTACAGCCAGCTGTTCTCGCGGCTGAACTTCAGCCAGTACTTCCTCAACTCGACAATCGTGGCCGTCGCTGTCACGGCCGGCAACCTGCTCTTCTGCTCCATGGTCGGCTATGCCCTCGCGATGCTCGAGTTCCCCGGTCGCAGGGCGCTGTTCCTCGTCGTCATGGGCACGCTCCTGGTGCCCGGAGTGGTGACGTTCGTGCCACTGTTCGTGCTCGTCACCAACCTCGGCCTGACGAACACGCTGCCGGGGCTCATCCTCCCGTTCCTGGTCAGCCCGTTCGGCGTGTTCCTCATGCGCCAGTTCATCCTCGGGCTGCCCCGCGACCTGCTCGATGCGGGGCGGGTCGACGGCGCCGGCGAGCTGCGCATCTTCGCGCGGATCTTCCTGCCGCTGTGCGGGCCGGCGCTGGCCACCCTCGGAATCCTGACCTTCCTCGGCAGCTGGAACAACTTCTTGTGGCCCCTGGTGGTCGCCCAACAGGAGGACAAGTACACGCTGCCCGTCGCCTTGGCGCTCTACGCGAAGGGCCAGAACTCCACCCAGTACGGCCTGCTCCTCGCGGGCGCCACCGTGGTCGTCCTCCCGATCCTCGCCATCTTCCTGGTCTTCCAGCGCCGCGTCATCGAAGGCATCGCGACCACCGGCATCAAGTGA